From Chryseobacterium joostei, the proteins below share one genomic window:
- a CDS encoding T9SS-dependent choice-of-anchor J family protein: MKKILLLGAFLGLCTLNAQTVYSYGFDGAFPADWTRTNQSTPATTVLWGPGSFTLPLQDAIFGSGNVNTLPVGQAGGANSFAIVNFNSTSGAGNISNWLITPAINVKDGDEVSFYSRKGTDGTLDFPDRLELRYSTAATTVVPSTGSTDVGSFTNLGVSINPNLVGGFVYPKTWTKYSFVISGVGSVPVATKFGFRYFITNGGPDGANSDIIGIDTFLVNRVNLGTSETAVKKESLTVSPNPTSDYLSIKGGEKINKVEVFDMGGRKVDVNIVENKVDVRSLSAGSYIINIETKAGKTTDKFIKK, encoded by the coding sequence ATGAAGAAAATTTTACTATTGGGAGCCTTTTTAGGGTTATGCACTTTAAATGCTCAAACAGTGTACAGCTATGGATTTGATGGTGCTTTTCCTGCAGACTGGACGAGAACTAACCAAAGTACTCCTGCTACTACAGTTTTGTGGGGTCCGGGAAGCTTTACTCTTCCTTTACAGGATGCTATATTTGGTAGCGGAAATGTTAATACTCTTCCTGTAGGACAAGCTGGAGGTGCAAACTCTTTTGCCATTGTAAATTTTAACAGTACTTCAGGAGCTGGGAATATTAGCAATTGGTTAATTACACCAGCTATTAATGTAAAAGACGGCGATGAAGTAAGTTTCTATTCTAGAAAGGGAACAGACGGGACACTAGATTTCCCGGACAGATTAGAATTGCGCTATAGTACTGCAGCAACTACAGTGGTTCCTTCTACAGGGTCTACAGATGTAGGTTCTTTTACCAATCTTGGGGTTTCAATTAACCCAAATTTAGTAGGAGGATTTGTTTATCCTAAAACTTGGACGAAATACAGTTTTGTAATAAGTGGTGTAGGATCTGTTCCTGTGGCTACCAAGTTTGGATTTAGATATTTTATAACTAATGGAGGTCCAGATGGAGCAAACTCTGATATTATAGGAATAGATACATTCCTTGTTAATAGAGTAAATCTTGGAACTTCTGAAACAGCAGTTAAGAAAGAGAGTCTTACAGTTTCTCCAAATCCAACTTCAGATTACTTATCTATTAAAGGTGGAGAAAAAATCAACAAAGTTGAAGTATTTGATATGGGAGGAAGAAAAGTTGATGTAAACATTGTTGAGAATAAAGTTGATGTAAGAAGCCTTAGCGCAGGTAGCTATATCATAAATATTGAAACGAAAGCCGGTAAAACTACCGATAAGTTCATCAAAAAATAA
- a CDS encoding SDR family oxidoreductase — MSENKTAYITGGTKGVGFGIAKILLENGISVAFSGRKSEDVLKAEEELKQYSENVLGIVSDVRSLENEEAAVKHITEKFGRLDYVIANAGLGIFKPVDELSAEEWNDMIETNLTGVFYTLKASVEELKKTEGYYITISSLAGANFFENGTGYNASKFGVVGFTQAAMIDLRKYNIKSTVIMPGSVATHFNGNIPSEKDNWKIQPEDMGNLVLDILKMNSRVLPSKIEFRATKPAK, encoded by the coding sequence ATGTCAGAAAATAAAACAGCGTATATCACGGGAGGAACAAAAGGAGTAGGTTTTGGAATCGCTAAAATTTTACTCGAAAATGGAATCTCAGTGGCATTTTCAGGACGAAAAAGTGAGGATGTGCTGAAGGCCGAGGAAGAACTAAAGCAGTATTCAGAAAATGTACTGGGAATAGTATCTGATGTACGAAGCCTTGAAAATGAAGAAGCGGCAGTAAAACATATTACTGAAAAATTCGGAAGACTGGATTATGTGATAGCCAATGCCGGATTGGGAATATTTAAGCCCGTAGATGAACTGTCTGCTGAAGAATGGAATGACATGATAGAAACCAATCTTACAGGTGTTTTCTATACTCTAAAAGCTTCCGTAGAAGAACTGAAAAAGACAGAAGGTTATTATATTACCATTTCAAGCTTAGCAGGGGCCAACTTCTTTGAAAACGGTACAGGCTACAATGCTTCAAAATTTGGAGTCGTAGGTTTTACTCAGGCGGCCATGATTGATCTAAGAAAATATAATATCAAGTCTACAGTAATTATGCCCGGATCAGTAGCCACTCATTTTAATGGAAACATCCCGTCAGAAAAAGATAATTGGAAGATTCAGCCTGAAGATATGGGGAACCTGGTATTAGATATTTTAAAGATGAATTCAAGGGTTTTACCCAGTAAAATAGAGTTTAGGGCAACGAAACCAGCGAAGTAA
- a CDS encoding UbiA family prenyltransferase translates to MNSEKETFQSKNYISKSLSYRFSQFVGFLLGARFFVAALLTFALYVSTFFLFNQDESFKSFVFDFKVHGIIFCTVLTILAGGIINQFYDLEKDSVVKPFRTRVQSFIKQKYFLYAYLGLSAISLGVAWMISHNVFIFFVVYQFFMWFYSHKLSRVLIVNNLTFVSLTLYPFFGMMVYYETFSKKVFLMAVFLFLILLCIDIVKDTLTRSVDKTFGYTTIPNYFKGRNTKIILISLLIVTMTVSMKIITKTGVVGFMAYYFAGGLFVMIFCVFLLLKASRRNNFLILSVLRLWVFVGIIAMLLNGIEHKL, encoded by the coding sequence ATGAATTCTGAAAAAGAAACTTTCCAATCTAAAAACTATATTTCGAAATCTCTATCTTATAGATTTTCACAATTCGTGGGCTTTCTGCTCGGCGCGCGCTTTTTTGTAGCAGCCTTGTTGACATTTGCCCTTTACGTTTCCACTTTTTTCCTGTTCAATCAGGATGAATCTTTCAAGAGTTTTGTCTTTGACTTTAAGGTACACGGCATTATTTTCTGTACCGTTCTTACCATTTTAGCAGGTGGAATTATCAACCAGTTTTATGATCTTGAAAAAGATTCGGTAGTAAAACCTTTCAGAACCCGGGTACAGAGTTTTATCAAACAAAAGTATTTTTTATATGCCTATTTGGGGCTTAGTGCTATTTCCTTGGGAGTAGCATGGATGATTTCCCATAATGTGTTTATCTTTTTTGTGGTTTATCAATTTTTCATGTGGTTTTACAGCCATAAGTTAAGTCGGGTACTTATAGTCAATAACCTTACTTTTGTCAGCCTTACCCTTTATCCGTTCTTTGGAATGATGGTGTATTATGAGACCTTTTCCAAAAAGGTTTTTCTGATGGCTGTCTTTCTTTTTCTGATCCTTTTATGTATTGATATCGTAAAGGATACGCTTACAAGAAGTGTAGATAAAACCTTTGGATACACTACTATTCCCAATTACTTTAAGGGAAGAAATACCAAGATTATTCTGATTTCTTTACTGATTGTAACCATGACTGTTTCTATGAAGATTATTACCAAAACCGGAGTGGTTGGCTTTATGGCCTATTACTTTGCCGGTGGGTTATTTGTAATGATTTTTTGCGTCTTTCTTCTTTTGAAAGCTTCTCGACGAAATAACTTTCTTATACTGAGTGTATTACGCTTATGGGTTTTTGTTGGAATCATTGCGATGCTTCTCAATGGAATTGAGCATAAATTGTAA
- a CDS encoding electron transfer flavoprotein subunit beta/FixA family protein encodes MKILVCISSVPDTTSKINFTADKSAFDKNGIQWVINPLDEFALTKAVKLQESQGATVTVINVGDAGTEPVIRKALAIGANDAVRVNLDPKDSYSTAKEIAAVAQNGGYDLILCGKESIDYNGGSVPGMVAQLLNQPFVNASVGLDVNGSEATAVREIEGGKETISVKLPAIIAGQKGLVDEKDLIIPNMRGIMSARTKPLQVVEPTSSEVKVQGVSYDSVPPRAAVKMVSPDNLDELVRLLHEEAKVI; translated from the coding sequence ATGAAAATATTAGTTTGTATTAGTAGTGTTCCGGATACTACTTCCAAAATTAACTTTACAGCAGATAAGTCTGCATTTGACAAAAATGGAATTCAGTGGGTAATCAACCCGCTAGATGAATTTGCGTTGACAAAAGCGGTTAAACTTCAGGAATCTCAGGGAGCAACTGTAACAGTAATCAACGTAGGAGATGCTGGTACAGAACCTGTAATCAGAAAAGCTTTAGCAATCGGTGCAAATGATGCAGTAAGAGTAAACCTTGATCCAAAGGATAGCTATTCTACAGCCAAAGAAATTGCTGCTGTAGCTCAAAACGGAGGATATGATCTTATCCTTTGTGGTAAAGAATCAATTGATTATAACGGAGGTTCTGTTCCGGGAATGGTAGCTCAATTGCTAAACCAACCTTTCGTAAATGCATCTGTAGGATTAGATGTAAACGGAAGCGAAGCTACTGCAGTAAGAGAAATCGAAGGAGGAAAAGAAACTATTTCTGTTAAATTACCGGCAATTATCGCAGGTCAGAAAGGATTGGTAGACGAAAAAGACCTTATCATTCCAAACATGAGAGGAATTATGTCTGCAAGAACAAAACCTTTGCAGGTGGTAGAACCTACTTCATCTGAAGTAAAAGTTCAGGGAGTATCTTATGATAGCGTTCCTCCAAGAGCTGCTGTGAAAATGGTTTCTCCAGACAATTTAGATGAATTGGTAAGACTACTTCACGAAGAAGCTAAAGTGATCTAA
- a CDS encoding nucleoside permease, whose translation MNLKLRLTILSFLQFFVWGAWLITMANFWFGTKHWEGTQFGAVFGTMGIASIFMPTITGIIADRWINAERIFSVLHILYGVMLFILPHSVDPNSFFSVMLVAMCFYMPTIALANSISYTILKNNNFDVVKDFPPIRVWGTIGFIVAMWITNLSGNKATEGQFYIGGAVAIFLGIYALTLPKCPPQKLIDKNSPLSEQLGLNAFKLFGDYKMALFFLFSMLLGAALQLTNAYGDVFLSEFAHFPKYADSFVVQRSTIIMSISQVSETLFILAIPFFLKKFGIKKVMLMSMLAWVLRFGFFAYGVPDGFGLSLIILSCIVYGMAFDFFNISGSLFVETTTDRKIRSSAQGLFMMMTNGFGAVFGSYIAGWAIDKFFTHKFTTATDLSTYLETTPDNPTFLEILKSSFNAVVNSDGTLSSVVMVKDWHQIWLSFAIYSLVLAIFFAVLFKHKHKPEDVSSVKH comes from the coding sequence ATGAATTTAAAATTACGACTGACCATCCTCAGTTTTCTCCAGTTTTTTGTCTGGGGAGCATGGCTGATTACGATGGCAAACTTCTGGTTTGGCACAAAACATTGGGAAGGAACACAGTTTGGAGCTGTTTTCGGAACAATGGGAATTGCTTCCATATTTATGCCTACCATTACTGGAATTATCGCTGACCGTTGGATAAATGCTGAGCGTATCTTTTCAGTACTACATATCCTTTACGGGGTTATGCTTTTCATATTACCCCATTCTGTAGATCCGAATTCTTTTTTCTCGGTAATGCTTGTTGCGATGTGTTTTTATATGCCTACCATCGCCTTGGCTAATTCAATTTCCTACACGATTTTGAAGAATAATAATTTTGATGTAGTAAAAGATTTTCCACCGATTCGTGTATGGGGAACCATTGGTTTTATTGTAGCCATGTGGATTACCAATCTTAGTGGAAATAAAGCAACGGAAGGACAATTTTACATTGGTGGAGCTGTGGCCATATTTCTAGGGATTTACGCTCTTACTTTACCGAAATGCCCACCACAAAAATTAATCGATAAAAACTCACCACTATCAGAGCAATTAGGATTAAATGCATTTAAGCTTTTTGGAGACTATAAAATGGCATTATTCTTTTTGTTTTCAATGCTTTTGGGTGCTGCACTTCAGCTAACGAATGCGTATGGAGATGTATTCCTAAGTGAATTTGCCCACTTTCCGAAATATGCAGATTCATTCGTAGTACAGAGATCTACAATCATTATGTCCATTTCTCAGGTTTCAGAGACGTTATTTATCTTGGCAATTCCTTTTTTCCTGAAAAAGTTTGGTATCAAAAAAGTAATGTTAATGTCTATGCTGGCATGGGTGTTAAGATTTGGATTCTTTGCCTATGGAGTTCCGGACGGATTTGGATTATCTTTAATTATCCTTTCATGTATCGTATACGGAATGGCTTTCGACTTCTTTAATATCTCAGGATCACTTTTCGTAGAGACTACAACAGACAGGAAAATTCGTTCATCAGCACAAGGATTATTTATGATGATGACCAATGGTTTTGGGGCTGTTTTTGGCAGTTATATTGCAGGTTGGGCTATTGATAAATTCTTTACGCATAAGTTTACAACAGCTACAGATCTGTCTACCTATTTAGAAACTACTCCGGATAACCCTACATTCCTGGAAATTCTGAAAAGTAGCTTTAATGCAGTGGTAAACTCTGATGGTACACTTTCTTCCGTTGTTATGGTAAAAGATTGGCACCAGATATGGCTTTCATTTGCAATCTATTCATTGGTTCTTGCTATATTCTTTGCTGTTTTATTTAAGCACAAGCATAAGCCTGAAGACGTATCTTCAGTGAAGCATTAA
- a CDS encoding MFS transporter — MSETENRQPKNIKNNPKIMKAWAVYDWANSVYSLVITSTIFPIYYSILTTAYEKKEYVAETKKWIDVPVRHMIKIFGNEYQPDAVYGYSLTISFFIVVLLSPFLSSLADTIGNKKSFLQFFCYLGATSCMGLAMFTGMHNVFLGLLFSITASVGFWGSLVFYNSFLPDIATPDRQDALSARGYVYGYIGSVVLVVICLVLIQVFAKGAAQQLLFTRISFLLTGAWWFGFSQYTFKHLPQFGDVKDKLPKDLVLLNYKNIFKRHEEQGGFFEVLKDNMSFYKDIAKESFHELYKVGGELFKDRNLKFFLSSFFFYSVGMQTIFLMATLFGKSEINLAQDKLIGTLLVIQIEAIIGAVIFSRLSKKIGNRNVISIAIFLWIVACLWAYFLNKENPTVEYQFYGVAAVVGLVMGGLQAMSRSTYSKLLPENSMENTTYFSFYDVLEKIAIIIGTFIFATLIEHFNNMRIAALSMTVFFGAGLVLIRFLKVTMRKDRETL, encoded by the coding sequence ATGTCTGAAACTGAGAATCGACAGCCTAAAAACATAAAGAATAATCCAAAGATTATGAAGGCTTGGGCTGTATATGACTGGGCAAACTCCGTGTATTCCCTGGTTATTACCTCTACCATTTTCCCTATTTATTACTCTATTCTTACCACAGCGTATGAGAAAAAGGAATATGTAGCAGAAACAAAAAAGTGGATTGATGTCCCGGTGAGGCACATGATCAAGATCTTCGGAAATGAATACCAACCGGATGCGGTATATGGGTATTCATTAACAATATCATTCTTTATCGTTGTATTGCTGTCTCCGTTTTTATCTTCCCTGGCAGATACCATCGGAAATAAAAAATCATTCCTGCAATTCTTCTGCTATTTAGGAGCAACATCTTGTATGGGATTGGCTATGTTCACCGGAATGCATAACGTATTTCTCGGGCTTCTTTTCAGTATCACGGCGAGCGTCGGGTTCTGGGGAAGTTTGGTATTCTACAACTCGTTTCTTCCGGATATTGCAACACCTGATAGGCAGGATGCACTTTCTGCAAGAGGGTATGTGTATGGGTACATTGGCTCGGTAGTTTTAGTTGTGATTTGTTTAGTATTGATTCAGGTTTTTGCTAAAGGAGCAGCACAGCAGCTATTATTTACAAGAATCAGCTTCCTGTTAACTGGGGCGTGGTGGTTTGGCTTTTCACAATACACTTTCAAGCATCTTCCACAGTTTGGAGATGTAAAAGATAAGCTTCCTAAGGATCTTGTATTACTGAATTACAAGAATATCTTTAAAAGACACGAAGAACAAGGCGGATTTTTTGAAGTATTAAAAGATAACATGAGCTTTTACAAGGATATTGCCAAGGAGAGTTTCCATGAATTGTATAAAGTAGGTGGAGAACTTTTTAAGGATAGAAACCTAAAATTCTTCCTATCGAGTTTTTTCTTTTACAGCGTAGGAATGCAGACAATTTTCCTTATGGCAACCTTATTTGGAAAAAGTGAAATTAATCTTGCACAGGATAAATTAATCGGAACCCTTTTGGTGATTCAGATTGAAGCTATTATCGGTGCTGTTATTTTCTCCAGATTATCCAAAAAGATAGGAAACAGAAACGTAATCTCAATAGCAATTTTTCTATGGATTGTGGCTTGTTTATGGGCTTATTTCTTAAATAAAGAAAACCCAACGGTAGAATATCAGTTCTACGGAGTGGCTGCAGTAGTAGGATTGGTAATGGGAGGTCTTCAGGCGATGTCCAGATCTACTTACTCAAAGTTGCTTCCGGAAAACTCCATGGAAAACACTACCTATTTCAGTTTCTATGATGTACTGGAAAAGATTGCCATCATTATTGGTACATTTATCTTTGCAACATTGATTGAGCATTTTAATAACATGCGTATTGCAGCCCTATCTATGACAGTGTTTTTTGGGGCAGGATTAGTATTGATCCGATTCCTGAAAGTTACGATGCGAAAAGACAGAGAAACATTATAA
- a CDS encoding mevalonate kinase family protein: MTNPLFYAKIILFGEYGMIEDSQGLVVPYSFYKGTLKFSDLSSEFELNSNRHLQKYSDFLTTLDLSDDFTLDIESFKNDISNGLFFDSNIPQGYGVGSSGALVAAIFEKYSVSKLNPENISKENLKKLKAIFGEMESYFHGKSSGMDPLICYMNLPILIENKENLDRVSIPEGQEGKGAIFLIDSGITGETGPMIQIFFEKMKTEGFRKTLKEEFIRYNNACIDAFLKKDMNPFFRNLKKLSHWAYEHFRPMIPESIFKIWKKGLDSNAYYLKLCGSGGGGYILGFTQDYEKAEKMLDGFQKEVIYRF; this comes from the coding sequence ATGACCAACCCTCTATTTTATGCAAAAATAATTCTGTTTGGAGAATATGGAATGATTGAAGATTCCCAGGGGCTTGTAGTACCTTACAGTTTCTATAAAGGAACTTTGAAATTCTCAGATTTAAGTTCTGAATTTGAACTTAACTCGAACAGGCATCTGCAGAAATATTCAGACTTTCTTACAACGCTTGATCTTTCTGATGATTTTACATTGGATATTGAAAGCTTCAAAAATGATATTTCAAACGGACTTTTCTTCGATTCTAATATCCCTCAGGGGTATGGAGTAGGAAGTTCAGGAGCTTTAGTAGCTGCTATCTTTGAAAAATATTCAGTTAGTAAACTGAATCCTGAAAATATTTCAAAGGAAAATCTAAAGAAATTAAAAGCTATTTTCGGTGAAATGGAAAGCTATTTTCATGGTAAAAGTTCTGGAATGGATCCATTGATCTGTTACATGAATCTGCCTATTCTTATCGAAAACAAAGAAAATCTGGACAGAGTATCAATTCCTGAAGGACAAGAAGGAAAAGGAGCGATCTTCCTTATCGATTCCGGAATAACAGGAGAAACCGGCCCCATGATACAAATCTTCTTTGAAAAAATGAAGACCGAAGGATTCCGTAAAACATTGAAAGAAGAGTTTATCCGCTACAATAATGCTTGTATTGATGCTTTCCTGAAAAAAGATATGAATCCGTTCTTTAGAAACCTTAAAAAGCTTTCTCACTGGGCTTACGAACATTTCCGTCCAATGATTCCTGAAAGTATTTTTAAAATCTGGAAAAAAGGTCTGGATTCCAATGCATATTACTTAAAACTCTGCGGAAGCGGGGGTGGAGGTTATATTCTGGGCTTTACTCAAGATTACGAAAAAGCAGAAAAAATGCTTGACGGCTTCCAAAAAGAAGTGATTTACAGATTTTAA
- a CDS encoding acetyl-CoA C-acyltransferase: MKEVFIVSAVRTPMGSFMGSLSTVPATKLGATAVKGALDKIGLDPANVQEIYMGNVLQAGEGQAPARQVALGAGLSINTPSTTVNKVCASGMKAVTMAAQAIKAGDAEVIVAGGMENMSLVPHYYNARVATKLGDIKMLDGMVLDGLTDVYNKVHMGVCAEKCAEDYSITREDQDNFAIESYKRSAKAWSEGKFNEEIVPVSIPQRKGEPVIFAEDEEYKAVNFDRITTLPTVFKKEGGTVTAANASTLNDGASALILVSKEKMEELGLKPLAKIVSYADAAQEPENFTTAPAKALPIALKKAGLEVSDIDFFEFNEAFSVVGLANNQILKLDASKVNVNGGAVALGHPLGSSGSRIIVTLINVLKQNNAKYGAAAICNGGGGASAIVIENI, from the coding sequence ATGAAAGAAGTATTCATTGTTTCCGCAGTAAGAACACCTATGGGGAGTTTTATGGGAAGTTTGTCAACAGTTCCAGCTACAAAATTAGGAGCTACTGCCGTAAAAGGAGCATTAGATAAAATCGGTTTAGATCCTGCAAATGTTCAGGAGATTTATATGGGGAATGTTTTGCAGGCAGGAGAAGGACAGGCGCCAGCTCGTCAGGTTGCTTTAGGAGCAGGTCTTTCAATCAATACACCTTCTACTACAGTAAATAAAGTTTGTGCTTCAGGAATGAAGGCTGTAACAATGGCAGCACAGGCTATCAAGGCTGGTGATGCAGAAGTAATTGTTGCCGGAGGTATGGAAAACATGTCTTTAGTTCCTCACTACTATAATGCAAGAGTTGCTACAAAACTAGGCGATATCAAAATGTTGGATGGTATGGTACTGGACGGTCTTACAGACGTTTACAACAAAGTACATATGGGTGTATGCGCAGAGAAATGTGCAGAGGATTACAGCATCACAAGAGAAGATCAGGATAATTTTGCTATAGAATCTTATAAGAGATCTGCAAAAGCTTGGAGCGAAGGAAAATTTAACGAAGAAATAGTTCCTGTTTCTATTCCTCAAAGAAAAGGAGAGCCTGTAATCTTTGCTGAAGACGAAGAATATAAAGCGGTAAACTTTGACAGAATTACAACGCTTCCTACTGTTTTCAAAAAAGAAGGAGGAACAGTAACTGCAGCTAATGCTTCTACATTAAATGATGGAGCTTCTGCATTAATTCTTGTTTCTAAAGAAAAAATGGAAGAACTAGGCCTTAAGCCATTAGCAAAAATCGTTTCTTATGCTGATGCAGCACAAGAGCCTGAAAACTTTACAACTGCACCAGCTAAGGCATTGCCTATCGCTCTTAAAAAAGCAGGTTTGGAAGTGTCAGATATCGATTTTTTCGAGTTTAATGAAGCTTTCTCTGTAGTAGGATTGGCAAACAATCAAATCCTTAAACTAGACGCTTCTAAAGTTAATGTAAACGGAGGAGCTGTAGCATTAGGACACCCACTGGGAAGTTCAGGTTCAAGAATCATCGTTACATTAATCAACGTATTGAAGCAAAATAATGCAAAATACGGTGCCGCAGCTATCTGCAACGGTGGTGGAGGAGCTTCTGCTATCGTTATTGAAAATATCTAA
- a CDS encoding electron transfer flavoprotein subunit alpha/FixB family protein — MAVFVYAENINGVYKKAAFEAVSYAKAVADKAGDTVTAISVNPTDSSDLLYKYGASNVINIKDESLKSFSAKAFAQAVNEVVDGNIIVFPHTTDASSVAPMLAIMKNYSLITNVLEAPESISPFQVKRRAFSGKGFMHAKAEGNGVIITVSQNAFGVKENAVSGSEEVKNLSVANEDTKVISHEQSSGKLDLKEAEVVVSAGRGMKGPENWGMIEDLANVLGAATACSKPVSDIGWRPHTEHVGQTGKAISPNLYIAVGISGAIQHLAGVNSSKTIVVINSDAEAPFFKSADYGVVGDAFQIIPALTEKIKAIKG; from the coding sequence ATGGCAGTATTCGTATACGCAGAAAATATAAATGGAGTTTACAAAAAAGCAGCTTTTGAGGCAGTTTCTTACGCTAAAGCTGTTGCAGATAAAGCGGGTGACACTGTTACAGCAATCTCTGTAAACCCTACTGATTCTTCAGATTTATTATACAAATATGGAGCATCAAATGTTATCAATATTAAGGACGAAAGTCTTAAAAGTTTTTCAGCTAAGGCATTTGCACAAGCTGTAAATGAAGTAGTAGATGGAAATATTATTGTTTTTCCTCACACTACAGATGCTTCTTCAGTAGCACCAATGTTGGCAATTATGAAGAACTATTCTTTAATTACCAACGTTTTGGAAGCTCCGGAAAGCATTTCTCCTTTTCAGGTAAAGAGAAGAGCATTCTCAGGAAAAGGATTCATGCATGCAAAAGCTGAAGGAAACGGAGTGATTATTACTGTTTCTCAGAACGCTTTTGGAGTTAAAGAAAATGCAGTATCAGGTTCAGAAGAAGTGAAAAACTTATCAGTAGCCAATGAAGATACTAAAGTGATTTCTCACGAACAAAGCTCAGGTAAATTAGACCTTAAAGAAGCAGAGGTTGTAGTTTCAGCTGGTAGAGGAATGAAAGGACCTGAAAACTGGGGAATGATTGAAGATTTAGCAAACGTTTTAGGAGCTGCTACAGCATGTTCTAAGCCTGTTTCTGACATCGGGTGGAGACCTCACACAGAACACGTAGGACAAACAGGTAAAGCTATTTCACCTAATCTTTACATTGCAGTGGGGATTTCAGGAGCAATTCAGCACCTAGCCGGAGTAAACTCTTCAAAAACTATTGTAGTAATCAATAGCGACGCTGAAGCACCATTCTTCAAGTCTGCAGATTACGGAGTAGTGGGAGATGCTTTCCAGATTATTCCTGCATTAACAGAGAAAATCAAAGCAATAAAAGGATAG
- a CDS encoding bifunctional nuclease family protein has product MDYKQLIIRGISYSQTQSGAYALLLEHEETHIKLPVVIGNFEAQSISLGLEKDIHPPRPLTHDLFTKFIVSANYELVSVIIYQIVDGVFFSNINFKNKVNEEELILDARTSDAVAMAVRFDAPIFTTQQVLNEAGILLELEDVSKEEQTFSETVQAEDALTSLSMEELQKLLDDAVKEEDYDTALEIQEEIKRRKKKID; this is encoded by the coding sequence ATGGATTATAAACAGCTAATTATTCGCGGAATATCGTACAGCCAGACACAATCAGGGGCGTACGCATTGTTACTGGAGCATGAAGAAACACACATAAAATTACCTGTTGTTATAGGAAACTTCGAAGCCCAATCTATCTCTCTTGGACTGGAAAAAGATATCCATCCCCCGCGTCCTCTTACCCATGACTTATTCACAAAATTTATAGTTTCTGCCAATTATGAGCTGGTTTCTGTTATTATTTACCAGATTGTAGATGGCGTATTCTTTTCAAATATTAACTTTAAAAACAAGGTTAACGAAGAAGAATTAATCCTTGATGCAAGAACTTCAGATGCTGTTGCTATGGCCGTAAGGTTTGATGCACCCATCTTCACCACACAGCAAGTGTTAAACGAGGCCGGGATTTTATTAGAATTGGAAGATGTTTCGAAAGAAGAGCAGACTTTTTCAGAAACGGTACAAGCCGAAGATGCCTTAACGTCTCTTTCCATGGAAGAACTTCAGAAATTATTGGATGATGCCGTTAAAGAAGAAGATTATGATACCGCTCTTGAAATCCAGGAGGAAATTAAGAGGAGGAAAAAGAAAATTGACTAA